One Gemmatimonadota bacterium genomic region harbors:
- a CDS encoding VWA domain-containing protein translates to MKVRNALVSIAVIVFVSLCRSEVERRELADEAPADTARYRPRVQEGLGASVAILLDNSGSMEDVPGDDAGAPKFRIARDVLARVLEQTEAFVARQAGFPVNVGLYVFSSGVERALPIGPYDREQLASALATLPPPDGATAIGDAMNVAVEDLYGAGTIRKYILVVTDGENTEGRDPGAVAREIARRSDGAVRLLMVAFDVGAENFGFVQEVRGTLLEARNAVALQASLDTLYRGRILAEAVDAGETLAPADTFPVKRQ, encoded by the coding sequence ATGAAAGTCCGGAATGCGTTGGTCTCCATCGCCGTTATTGTCTTCGTGTCGCTGTGCCGGTCCGAGGTCGAGCGGCGCGAGCTGGCGGACGAGGCACCGGCAGACACGGCGCGGTATCGGCCGCGCGTCCAGGAAGGCTTGGGGGCATCGGTGGCGATCCTGCTGGACAACTCCGGCTCCATGGAGGATGTCCCCGGCGACGACGCGGGCGCCCCGAAGTTCCGGATCGCGCGCGACGTGCTCGCCCGGGTGCTGGAACAAACCGAGGCCTTTGTGGCGCGGCAGGCGGGATTCCCGGTCAACGTTGGGCTGTACGTATTCAGCAGCGGGGTCGAACGGGCGCTGCCGATCGGGCCGTACGATCGCGAACAGCTCGCGAGTGCCCTCGCCACCCTGCCGCCGCCCGATGGGGCGACGGCCATCGGAGACGCCATGAACGTGGCGGTCGAGGACCTCTACGGCGCCGGGACCATCCGTAAGTACATCCTGGTGGTCACGGACGGCGAAAACACCGAAGGCCGCGACCCGGGAGCGGTGGCCCGCGAGATTGCCCGCCGGAGCGACGGTGCCGTGCGCCTGCTAATGGTGGCATTTGATGTCGGCGCCGAGAACTTCGGATTCGTCCAGGAGGTGCGCGGCACCCTGTTGGAGGCGCGCAACGCGGTTGCCCTGCAGGCGAGTCTCGACACACTGTACCGCGGACGCATTTTGGCAGAGGCGGTGGACGCCGGCGAAACCCTTGCACCGGCTGACACATTTCCCGTCAAACGACAGTAG
- a CDS encoding PspA/IM30 family protein — protein sequence MILDKFATAFKAAINKLANFFWSRDPIAILQLEVDQATARLQEGRAGLEQYRGLVERVNMQVASGKQNVQRLEGQIRAHLQAGHREVAAQLAIQLQQVKQDLTNNEGQLGMHNEAYQNHLLKFQQAQKDIVTLRQKAQRMHAELQMAKAEAEIARVAEAVSESIVPNFSTKIGQAEELVQEQIAKHRGEARVAADMSSKGVTEIKAAQAAEAAMGENLLRQFEVEMGLVSAETAPQVQASKTLGPQTNG from the coding sequence ATGATCCTCGACAAATTCGCCACCGCCTTCAAGGCCGCCATCAACAAGCTCGCGAACTTCTTCTGGTCGCGGGATCCGATCGCGATCCTGCAACTGGAAGTGGATCAGGCGACGGCGCGCCTGCAGGAAGGGCGCGCGGGCCTGGAGCAGTATCGCGGGCTCGTCGAACGCGTGAACATGCAGGTGGCGTCGGGCAAGCAGAACGTCCAGCGGCTGGAGGGCCAGATCCGGGCGCACCTTCAGGCGGGGCACCGGGAGGTGGCCGCCCAGCTGGCGATCCAGTTGCAGCAGGTCAAGCAGGACCTCACGAACAATGAGGGCCAGCTTGGGATGCATAACGAGGCATACCAGAACCACCTGCTCAAGTTTCAGCAAGCCCAAAAGGACATCGTCACCCTGCGGCAGAAGGCGCAGCGGATGCACGCCGAGCTGCAGATGGCCAAGGCGGAGGCGGAGATCGCTCGCGTGGCCGAGGCGGTGTCGGAATCGATCGTACCGAACTTCAGCACGAAGATCGGGCAGGCCGAGGAGTTGGTGCAGGAGCAAATCGCCAAGCACCGCGGCGAAGCACGTGTGGCCGCCGACATGTCCTCGAAGGGCGTGACGGAGATCAAGGCCGCACAGGCGGCCGAAGCCGCGATGGGCGAAAATCTCTTGCGGCAGTTTGAGGTGGAGATGGGCTTGGTGAGTGCCGAGACCGCGCCGCAAGTCCAGGCGAGCAAGACCCTGGGTCCGCAAACGAACGGCTAG
- a CDS encoding OmpA family protein yields the protein MAVMLLGLIGYGAYRFQGRTDGDSATISADDLKNMQGGVEAPDDASLTTFKEYDKIQFQDPTRMPPVSGVSNYEPFADNTVTFALNVWAGWAPIILANNGFEPGKVWQGPGGKTFKVKLTLIDDPVAMRDAYAAGKVHVGWGTVDMLPLFLEQLKRDSRTMPRVYQQIDYSFGGDGIVCRNAIRSVADIKGKTIVLAQNSPSHYFALNTLISGGLQPGDVEWKFTQDAFQAAAAFNADKRIACAVSWSPDIYNLSKASGNKMLVNTQTANKLIADTWFLRADVAKDHPYLAEGLMRGIFDAMVQLESDAGKQAAAKLMATGYSLPEADALAMLADAHNTNVAENREFFLNANNPANFQRTFETAYFLYRKVGSLSGNPVPFDQVFDGSVLAKLAKDPKYANQKDTYQISFVPTTALAVQAESNEILTKAVVIQFYPNSDSIYKKVSKTADGKTIEELYDPNVNNVVEEIGRLAGQYGASRIVIEGHTDGSMRNAGTVTAADVQELSLRRANAVKEAIVRKFTSMNPNQFSTNGIGWDRPADPADAGNHAKNRRVEVKVYPLEQK from the coding sequence ATGGCAGTTATGCTCCTCGGCCTGATCGGTTACGGGGCATATCGCTTCCAGGGCCGGACAGACGGCGACAGCGCGACCATCAGCGCCGACGACCTCAAGAACATGCAGGGCGGCGTGGAGGCTCCGGATGATGCGTCGCTGACGACGTTCAAGGAGTACGACAAGATCCAGTTCCAGGATCCCACGCGCATGCCGCCGGTCAGCGGGGTCTCGAACTACGAGCCGTTCGCCGACAACACGGTCACCTTTGCCTTGAACGTGTGGGCCGGGTGGGCGCCGATCATCCTGGCCAACAACGGCTTCGAGCCGGGGAAGGTCTGGCAGGGCCCGGGCGGGAAGACGTTCAAGGTCAAGCTGACGCTGATCGACGATCCCGTCGCGATGCGGGATGCGTACGCGGCGGGGAAGGTCCACGTAGGCTGGGGCACGGTCGACATGTTGCCCCTGTTCCTCGAGCAGCTCAAGCGCGATTCGCGCACGATGCCCCGCGTCTACCAGCAGATCGACTACTCGTTCGGTGGCGACGGCATCGTGTGCCGCAATGCCATCCGCTCGGTCGCCGACATCAAGGGAAAGACCATCGTGCTGGCGCAGAACTCCCCGTCGCACTACTTCGCCCTCAATACACTCATCTCGGGTGGGCTGCAGCCGGGTGACGTGGAGTGGAAGTTCACGCAGGACGCCTTCCAGGCCGCCGCGGCCTTCAATGCCGACAAGCGCATCGCGTGCGCGGTCTCGTGGTCGCCGGACATCTACAACCTGTCCAAGGCGAGCGGGAACAAGATGTTGGTCAACACGCAGACAGCGAACAAGCTGATCGCAGACACCTGGTTCCTCCGGGCCGACGTCGCCAAGGACCACCCGTATCTCGCCGAAGGGCTGATGCGGGGGATCTTCGACGCGATGGTCCAGCTGGAGTCCGATGCCGGCAAGCAGGCGGCGGCCAAGCTCATGGCCACCGGGTACTCCCTGCCGGAGGCCGACGCACTGGCGATGCTCGCCGATGCACACAACACGAATGTTGCCGAAAACCGCGAGTTCTTCCTGAACGCGAACAACCCGGCCAACTTCCAGCGGACCTTCGAGACGGCCTACTTCCTGTACCGCAAGGTCGGCTCCCTCTCCGGGAACCCGGTCCCGTTCGACCAGGTGTTCGATGGCTCCGTCCTCGCGAAGCTGGCGAAGGACCCCAAGTACGCGAACCAGAAGGACACGTACCAGATCTCCTTCGTGCCCACCACGGCCCTCGCCGTGCAGGCCGAGTCGAACGAGATCCTGACCAAGGCCGTGGTGATCCAGTTCTATCCGAACTCCGACTCCATCTACAAGAAGGTGAGCAAGACGGCGGACGGAAAGACGATCGAGGAACTGTACGACCCCAACGTGAACAACGTGGTCGAGGAAATTGGACGCCTCGCCGGACAGTACGGGGCCTCGCGCATCGTCATCGAGGGCCACACCGACGGGTCGATGCGGAACGCCGGGACGGTGACCGCCGCGGACGTCCAAGAGCTGTCGCTCCGGCGCGCCAACGCGGTGAAGGAAGCGATCGTGCGCAAGTTCACCTCCATGAACCCCAACCAGTTCTCGACGAACGGGATCGGGTGGGACCGGCCCGCAGACCCGGCGGACGCCGGTAATCATGCGAAGAATCGCCGGGTGGAGGTGAAGGTCTACCCGCTCGAACAGAAGTGA
- a CDS encoding ABC transporter permease yields MVRRGAGVFTVLLVLAIWAFLTSGPTPESRSISPTVLPSPGEVLRSFPALVNDRNLVGSIAASMQRVLLGFGLAALVAIPLGIVAGAYRLVDAAAQPVSVFMRNIPVAALLPLTLQAFGVGELQKVMFLFLACAPFMFHETARAIVQVHDRYVDTAQTLGATSTHIISKVLIALALPDIYATLRSNFGLAFGYVMLAEVVDAKAGLGFMLLQSQRRGLPEHLLATLLVIGLIAWLIDHGFKFFQRGFFPYRPVHE; encoded by the coding sequence ATGGTTCGCCGGGGGGCCGGTGTGTTCACCGTGCTCCTCGTCCTGGCGATTTGGGCCTTCCTGACGTCGGGGCCCACGCCGGAGTCCCGCAGCATCTCCCCCACCGTGCTGCCGAGCCCTGGCGAGGTGCTGCGCTCGTTTCCGGCGCTGGTGAACGATCGGAACCTGGTGGGCAGTATCGCCGCGTCGATGCAGCGGGTACTGCTCGGCTTTGGCCTCGCGGCGCTTGTGGCGATTCCGCTCGGGATCGTGGCCGGGGCCTATCGCCTGGTGGACGCCGCGGCCCAACCGGTGTCGGTGTTCATGCGCAATATCCCCGTCGCCGCGCTCCTGCCGTTGACGTTGCAGGCCTTTGGGGTCGGGGAATTGCAGAAGGTGATGTTCCTCTTCCTCGCGTGCGCCCCCTTCATGTTTCACGAGACCGCGCGGGCGATCGTCCAGGTGCACGACCGGTATGTCGACACCGCGCAAACCCTGGGTGCAACCTCCACGCACATCATCTCCAAGGTGCTGATCGCCCTCGCGCTGCCCGATATCTACGCGACGTTGCGCTCCAACTTCGGGCTCGCGTTCGGCTACGTCATGCTCGCCGAAGTGGTGGACGCCAAGGCGGGGCTCGGCTTCATGCTCCTCCAGAGCCAGCGACGCGGACTTCCCGAACACCTCCTGGCCACGCTGCTGGTCATCGGACTCATCGCCTGGTTGATCGACCACGGGTTCAAGTTCTTCCAGCGCGGCTTCTTTCCGTACCGGCCGGTCCATGAGTGA
- a CDS encoding ABC transporter ATP-binding protein, with protein sequence MSENATTGGTPGTPAPHDKLLEAPVAPKLLDTPVVPALLAPPALPPVVKFAGVSKTYDDGYTAVRDINFTIEDNPNHMEIVGVLGPSGCGKSTVLRLIAGLTPQYPATTGTVEVMGKPVTGPGPDRGFVFQDYTSFDNRSVIDNIAFGLECQGVSTAERYERAREWIGKVGLSVDRDQYKYPHQLSGGMRQRVALARSLILKPRVILMDEPFGALDPRTRYAMQDLLVALAHEVQATVFLVTHSIEEAVYVADRLHIFSSAPGTILKEMPVPPPDRPALVMQREPDFIKTVFEVRDLIETLETSTKAGD encoded by the coding sequence ATGAGTGAGAACGCCACCACGGGCGGGACCCCGGGGACGCCGGCGCCGCATGATAAGCTGCTCGAGGCGCCGGTCGCGCCCAAGCTGCTCGATACCCCGGTGGTGCCGGCCCTGCTCGCCCCACCCGCGCTTCCCCCGGTCGTGAAGTTCGCCGGCGTCTCCAAGACCTACGACGACGGTTACACCGCGGTCCGCGACATCAATTTCACGATCGAGGACAACCCGAACCACATGGAGATCGTGGGGGTCCTCGGCCCGTCGGGGTGCGGAAAGTCGACGGTCCTTCGCCTGATCGCTGGGCTCACGCCACAGTACCCGGCCACCACCGGCACCGTGGAAGTCATGGGCAAACCCGTCACCGGCCCCGGTCCGGATCGGGGATTCGTCTTCCAGGACTACACGTCGTTTGACAACCGATCGGTGATCGACAACATCGCCTTTGGCCTCGAGTGCCAGGGGGTCTCGACCGCGGAACGGTACGAGCGCGCCCGGGAGTGGATCGGCAAGGTCGGCCTCAGTGTCGATCGCGATCAGTACAAATACCCGCATCAACTCTCAGGGGGCATGCGCCAGCGCGTCGCGCTGGCGCGCAGCCTGATCCTCAAGCCGCGCGTCATCCTGATGGATGAACCGTTCGGGGCACTGGACCCGCGGACGCGGTATGCCATGCAGGATCTTCTGGTGGCGTTGGCGCACGAGGTACAAGCCACGGTGTTCCTGGTGACCCACAGCATCGAGGAAGCCGTGTACGTCGCCGATCGCTTGCACATCTTTTCCAGCGCGCCGGGCACGATCCTCAAGGAGATGCCGGTGCCGCCGCCCGATCGCCCGGCGCTCGTGATGCAACGCGAACCGGATTTCATCAAGACCGTGTTCGAGGTGCGCGACCTGATCGAGACCCTGGAGACCTCCACGAAGGCAGGGGATTGA
- a CDS encoding ATP-binding protein has protein sequence MSSTSLTNGRVVPDWHPDWARSVADAYYAGTASVFILHGNTYDEVPLEPDPGTAYGPVTTFLAEQLFGSWDLVLHYDVGRGIRPFAGRDITRFRAMLPRTADIFGTDLEKARVVEPQAVFAALDRYLIRQLHTPSEERLRVALLVDHASFVFPSAEPGTLSLSASAAAVTMVNWAAAPQVRRIDFACVMIDERRSNLQTRLVQNPHVMVQEIPLPNEGQRIRFVQAMVNGRTPTLSDGLTLDRYAKETAGLSLNDLAPPLRAALDGRALTGKAFAQLKKGLIERQCHGLLEFVEPRWTLEDVVGLDAAKRTLREDAKLVTSGQRQFAPMGYLICGPVGTGKTFLVMAAAGEMGMPCVTLKNFRSKYVGETEANLEHVLAVLRAMGPVMVIIDEADAMLGDRDDGGDGGVSSRVFGMIAHQMGNSAYRGQIIWVLMTARPDLLPIDLKRQGRAEVHIPLFYPDSGVELQAMLTAMARKVGTALAPDALPAAESIPHIGMLSGADIEGIITRAARQARIAGEDTIAKDRLAAALADFVPSAQSLEKRLQILAAVLECTDAKFLPPAYRELDRSAVQGELAMIRAQLG, from the coding sequence GTGAGTAGCACTTCCCTGACCAACGGACGTGTCGTGCCCGACTGGCACCCGGACTGGGCGCGCTCGGTCGCTGACGCATACTACGCCGGGACCGCTTCGGTCTTCATTCTGCACGGGAACACGTACGACGAGGTACCGCTCGAGCCAGACCCCGGGACGGCCTACGGTCCGGTGACGACCTTCCTCGCCGAGCAGTTGTTCGGGTCCTGGGATCTCGTGCTGCACTATGACGTCGGGCGTGGGATCCGGCCGTTCGCCGGACGCGACATCACCCGGTTCCGTGCGATGTTGCCGCGCACCGCGGACATCTTCGGCACGGACCTGGAGAAGGCGCGCGTGGTCGAGCCGCAAGCGGTGTTCGCTGCGCTGGATCGCTACCTCATTCGCCAGCTGCACACGCCGAGTGAGGAGCGCCTGCGCGTCGCGCTCCTGGTGGACCACGCCTCATTCGTCTTTCCGTCAGCGGAACCAGGCACCCTCTCGCTGTCCGCGAGCGCGGCCGCCGTGACCATGGTGAACTGGGCCGCCGCGCCGCAGGTGCGTCGTATCGACTTCGCCTGCGTCATGATCGATGAGCGGCGTTCCAACTTGCAGACGCGCCTGGTGCAGAATCCCCACGTGATGGTGCAGGAGATCCCATTGCCAAACGAGGGACAGCGAATTCGCTTTGTACAGGCGATGGTGAACGGTCGCACCCCGACCCTGTCCGACGGACTGACCCTCGACCGGTACGCGAAGGAAACGGCGGGGCTCTCGCTCAACGACCTCGCGCCGCCGCTGCGCGCGGCGCTGGATGGCCGGGCGCTGACCGGCAAGGCGTTCGCTCAGCTAAAGAAGGGGCTGATCGAGCGCCAGTGTCACGGCCTCCTGGAATTTGTCGAACCTCGCTGGACGCTCGAGGACGTGGTGGGGCTGGACGCAGCCAAGCGCACGCTGCGTGAGGACGCGAAGCTGGTCACCAGTGGCCAACGCCAGTTCGCGCCGATGGGGTACCTGATTTGCGGCCCGGTCGGGACCGGGAAGACCTTTCTCGTGATGGCGGCAGCGGGCGAGATGGGGATGCCATGCGTCACGCTGAAGAACTTCCGCTCCAAGTACGTCGGCGAGACCGAGGCCAACCTGGAGCACGTGCTCGCGGTGTTGCGTGCCATGGGCCCGGTCATGGTGATCATCGACGAGGCAGACGCCATGCTCGGCGACCGCGACGATGGCGGTGACGGCGGAGTCTCCAGCCGCGTCTTCGGCATGATCGCCCACCAGATGGGGAACTCTGCGTATCGGGGGCAGATCATCTGGGTCCTGATGACGGCGCGCCCCGACCTCCTGCCGATCGACCTGAAGCGGCAGGGACGTGCCGAGGTCCATATCCCGCTGTTCTACCCGGATAGCGGCGTTGAGCTGCAAGCGATGCTCACGGCGATGGCTCGGAAGGTGGGGACGGCGCTTGCCCCCGATGCACTGCCGGCCGCGGAGTCTATCCCCCACATCGGCATGCTCTCGGGCGCCGACATCGAGGGAATCATTACCCGTGCCGCACGCCAGGCGCGGATTGCCGGAGAAGACACCATCGCGAAGGATCGGCTCGCAGCGGCGCTGGCGGACTTTGTGCCGTCGGCGCAGTCACTGGAGAAGCGTTTGCAGATCCTCGCCGCCGTCCTGGAGTGCACGGATGCGAAGTTCCTGCCACCCGCGTACCGTGAACTGGATCGCAGCGCGGTACAGGGAGAGCTGGCCATGATCCGGGCGCAGCTGGGTTAG
- a CDS encoding peroxidase: MDAVLSDYTTAPLSDAERVLFGFVVQVNEASHRIGPDDITRVKSAGWSEEAIYDAITVCALFNFYNRWIDATGVSDMPAEAYAQGGRRTAAHGYATPPGPAAKA, encoded by the coding sequence GTGGACGCCGTGCTCTCGGACTACACGACGGCGCCGTTGTCCGACGCGGAGCGCGTCCTGTTCGGGTTTGTGGTGCAGGTCAACGAGGCCTCGCATCGCATCGGGCCCGACGACATTACCCGCGTGAAATCGGCCGGCTGGAGCGAGGAGGCGATCTACGACGCGATCACGGTCTGCGCGTTGTTCAACTTCTACAACCGCTGGATCGACGCGACGGGCGTGAGCGACATGCCAGCCGAAGCGTACGCGCAGGGCGGGCGTCGCACGGCGGCACATGGTTACGCCACGCCACCGGGGCCCGCGGCGAAGGCCTGA
- a CDS encoding peroxidase yields the protein MHPMFLPEVEFGPAAGAYGSRIDGLRRLGAVVPQIMHLFAYKPAATDFLAQYTQQVMRGPSPLSPGQRELIAAFTSRRNDCPF from the coding sequence ATGCACCCGATGTTCCTCCCAGAAGTCGAGTTCGGACCGGCGGCTGGCGCGTACGGAAGCCGCATCGACGGACTCCGGCGGCTTGGCGCGGTGGTGCCGCAGATCATGCACTTGTTCGCCTACAAGCCGGCGGCGACTGACTTCCTCGCCCAGTACACCCAGCAGGTCATGCGCGGCCCGTCGCCGCTGTCGCCGGGCCAACGTGAGCTCATCGCAGCCTTTACCTCCAGGCGAAACGACTGCCCGTTTTGA
- a CDS encoding BamA/TamA family outer membrane protein — translation MTRSLLCLALATLSSAPTLRAQRLDAAAIPREVVDEVMALHDAQGTTRAEGAYTLREGVTLADLVVLSGPLVIEGRATGKVIVINGDAEFRPGGIVEGDLLVIGGRVVGAQAGQVRGSIRTYSARLAYEQRGERMVWSERAEDPWWRRRDRWRDRGWGDLRLVSARTYNRVEGLPIQFGPVFGREFDWGRLSVDALGIIRSANSFAWTPDNVGHTAKAELRLGQSQGLRFGARHFDVVESVERWQLSDAESGLAAFFLHRDFRDYYSRHGGSLTASVYQGRQLELGATWSDVRWGSRTANDPWTPFRDTDRWRANPQMDEAQMHLWQGFVRLDTRSDERQPTTGWYLSGEYEYGDGTTTRYAPTTAGVRLPTTDGATTYDRLFVDLRRYNRVAPGAQLNFRLVAGGWLSGDELPMQRRFSLGGPGALPGYNFRLPTVTNGVDRLLCSNLQGTAGTIPVGSPGECERMAMAQVEFRGDLGFDPFGILDGDREWRRRGWGRGAQWVVFADAGRGWLVGPEDGGRSYPRHTIPRLSTFHTNVGLGLVLDDLGLYLAKPLHQPDAPANFFIRLRPRF, via the coding sequence ATGACGCGCTCTCTTCTCTGCCTGGCTCTCGCCACACTGTCGTCCGCGCCCACGCTTCGTGCGCAACGGCTCGATGCGGCCGCGATTCCTCGCGAGGTGGTCGATGAGGTCATGGCGCTGCACGACGCGCAGGGGACAACACGCGCCGAAGGCGCGTATACCCTGCGCGAAGGGGTGACCCTGGCTGACCTGGTGGTGCTGAGCGGACCGCTCGTGATTGAAGGCCGTGCGACGGGCAAGGTCATCGTGATCAACGGGGACGCGGAGTTTCGGCCCGGCGGCATCGTCGAAGGCGACCTGCTCGTCATCGGTGGTCGAGTCGTCGGCGCGCAAGCAGGGCAGGTCCGAGGGAGCATTCGAACCTACAGTGCCCGCCTCGCGTACGAGCAGCGTGGCGAACGCATGGTGTGGTCGGAACGTGCCGAAGATCCCTGGTGGCGCCGTCGGGATCGTTGGCGCGATCGCGGGTGGGGCGACCTGCGCTTGGTGTCCGCCAGGACCTACAACCGGGTGGAGGGGCTGCCCATCCAGTTCGGTCCGGTCTTCGGCCGCGAATTTGACTGGGGGCGACTCTCCGTTGATGCGCTCGGGATCATCAGGTCCGCGAACTCGTTTGCGTGGACTCCCGACAATGTCGGTCACACCGCAAAGGCCGAGTTGAGGCTGGGACAGTCCCAGGGGCTGCGCTTCGGGGCGCGGCACTTCGACGTCGTGGAATCGGTCGAGCGCTGGCAACTGAGCGACGCCGAATCCGGCCTCGCAGCGTTCTTCCTGCATCGGGATTTCCGCGACTACTACTCCCGACACGGCGGATCGCTCACCGCCTCGGTGTACCAGGGGCGTCAGCTGGAGCTTGGCGCCACCTGGTCCGACGTCCGGTGGGGTTCGCGGACGGCGAACGATCCCTGGACGCCGTTCCGTGACACCGATCGCTGGCGGGCGAACCCGCAGATGGACGAGGCACAGATGCACCTCTGGCAGGGCTTTGTCCGGCTCGATACGCGCAGTGACGAACGCCAGCCCACCACCGGCTGGTACCTGTCGGGCGAATACGAGTACGGGGACGGCACGACCACTCGTTATGCACCCACCACGGCGGGCGTGCGCCTCCCGACCACCGACGGGGCGACGACCTACGATCGGCTGTTCGTCGACCTGCGGCGCTACAACCGCGTCGCCCCGGGCGCACAGCTCAACTTTCGGCTCGTCGCCGGCGGATGGCTGAGCGGTGATGAGCTGCCCATGCAGCGACGGTTCTCCCTGGGAGGCCCCGGAGCGCTCCCCGGATACAACTTCCGCCTCCCGACCGTGACGAACGGGGTGGACCGGCTCCTGTGCTCGAACCTGCAAGGCACCGCAGGCACGATCCCTGTGGGGTCCCCGGGCGAATGCGAACGGATGGCGATGGCCCAGGTGGAGTTCCGCGGCGACCTCGGTTTTGATCCATTCGGGATCCTCGATGGCGATCGTGAGTGGCGCCGCCGCGGGTGGGGACGTGGGGCGCAATGGGTCGTCTTTGCGGACGCGGGCCGCGGGTGGCTCGTCGGCCCCGAGGACGGCGGCCGCTCGTACCCCCGGCACACGATCCCGAGGCTCTCCACATTCCATACGAACGTCGGGCTCGGTCTCGTGCTCGACGACCTTGGATTGTACCTGGCGAAGCCCCTCCACCAACCGGACGCGCCCGCCAACTTCTTCATTCGCTTGCGTCCGAGGTTCTGA
- a CDS encoding sigma-54-dependent Fis family transcriptional regulator translates to MPSVLIVDDEANLRRMVSALLGAEGYEVREAVDGRSGIAAAVESEPDVALVDLMMPGDLDGIATMTILRERFPDLPVVMMSGKAALSDAVRATKLGAFTFLEKPLTPDGVILALGGALDLRSARREAAALRQELGISDEMVGESEAMRTLRDLIARVAPTDSRVLITGESGTGKELVAAAIHAGSGRRDRAFIRVNCAAIPRDLVESEMFGHERGAFTGATERRIGRFELAHKGTLFLDEVGDLGLDAQAKLLRAIEAREIERVGGGKAIPVDARLIAATNKDLPRAARDGAFRDDLYFRLNVIPIALPPLRDRAGDIPLLVRHFSVRTRVRTGRVLPAWTDGALALLSAYRWPGNVRELANIVERLVILHPGQQIATGDVRRVIAVPETPESVRAVALGAESAGPLAEMLDDYERVLITRALAASGGNVAEAARRLQTDRPNLYRRMRRLDIAPDVIATQGS, encoded by the coding sequence ATGCCGTCCGTCCTCATCGTCGACGACGAAGCCAACCTTCGCCGCATGGTGTCCGCGCTGCTCGGCGCGGAGGGATACGAGGTCCGCGAGGCCGTCGACGGTCGCAGTGGGATTGCCGCCGCAGTGGAAAGCGAACCGGACGTCGCACTGGTCGACCTGATGATGCCCGGCGACCTCGACGGGATCGCCACGATGACGATCCTCCGGGAGCGTTTCCCGGACCTTCCGGTCGTGATGATGAGCGGCAAGGCGGCGCTCAGCGACGCCGTCCGTGCGACAAAGCTTGGGGCCTTCACATTCCTGGAGAAACCGCTCACGCCGGATGGGGTGATCCTCGCGCTGGGCGGTGCCCTCGACCTCCGGTCCGCGCGGCGCGAGGCCGCGGCCCTCCGTCAGGAGCTTGGGATCTCCGACGAGATGGTCGGCGAAAGCGAGGCCATGCGCACCCTGCGCGACCTCATCGCCCGCGTCGCTCCGACCGACTCGCGCGTGCTGATCACCGGAGAGTCGGGGACCGGCAAGGAGTTGGTCGCCGCCGCGATCCACGCCGGAAGTGGCCGGCGCGACCGCGCGTTCATCCGCGTGAACTGTGCCGCCATCCCCCGCGACCTCGTCGAAAGTGAGATGTTCGGACACGAACGCGGGGCATTCACCGGTGCAACCGAGCGGCGCATCGGGCGTTTTGAGCTTGCGCACAAGGGCACCCTCTTCCTCGATGAGGTTGGTGACCTCGGGCTCGATGCGCAGGCCAAGCTGCTGCGGGCCATTGAGGCGCGCGAGATCGAGCGCGTCGGGGGCGGAAAAGCCATCCCCGTGGACGCCCGCCTGATCGCCGCGACCAACAAGGACCTGCCGCGTGCCGCGCGGGACGGCGCCTTTCGCGACGACCTCTACTTCCGGCTCAACGTCATCCCCATCGCGCTCCCGCCGCTGCGCGACCGTGCCGGCGACATCCCACTGCTCGTCAGGCACTTCTCCGTGCGGACGCGCGTACGCACCGGCCGTGTCCTCCCGGCATGGACCGACGGCGCGCTCGCCCTCCTGAGTGCGTACCGATGGCCCGGGAATGTGCGTGAGCTGGCGAACATCGTGGAGCGGCTCGTGATCCTGCACCCGGGCCAGCAAATCGCGACCGGCGACGTCCGACGCGTCATCGCGGTCCCCGAAACGCCGGAATCCGTTCGTGCCGTGGCCCTGGGAGCCGAATCTGCCGGCCCGCTCGCCGAAATGCTCGACGATTACGAGCGAGTCCTCATCACCCGCGCCCTCGCGGCGAGTGGGGGCAACGTGGCCGAGGCCGCGCGACGCCTCCAGACCGATCGACCCAACCTGTACCGCCGAATGCGTCGGCTCGACATCGCACCCGATGTCATTGCGACACAGGGAAGCTGA